TAAGAGCCTGAGCTATAAACAGGGAAGCCAGCGTCATATAAATATTGGTTCCATCCAGATTGAAAGAATAACCTGTGGGAACTACAAGTCCTACAATTGCCTTTGAGCATCCTGCTTTTTCCAGTTTTTCCATAATCCCCGGAAGTGCAGATTCTGAAGAACTGGTTCCTAAAACCAATAGAAGCTCCTCTTTCAGGTAAAACATCAGCTTGAAAATATTAAATCCGTTGTACCAGGCTACCGCTCCCAAAACCAAGACGACAAACAGAATAGAGGTGATATAGAATGTTCCTACTAAAAATATAAGATTCAATACGGAATGCAGACCATATTTTCCAATCGTAAATGCCATTGCTCCAAAAGCCCCGATTGGTGCCAGTTTCATCAGCATATGAACAATTTTGAAAATTGGAGTTGAAAGATCCTGGAGGAAATCAGTTACTTTCTGACTTTTTTCTTTGGTTAAAACCAGTGCTACACCCATTAATACGGCTACAAGAAGCACCTGCAGTATATTTTCACCTACTAACGGACTGAAAAGTGTTTCAGGAATAATATTCATGATAAAACCTGTCAGGGTAGATTCGTGTGCCTTTTGCTGGTATTGTGCAACATCACCGGATAGGGTAGCAGGGTCAATATTTAGGCCGTGTCCAGGCTGCAAAATGTTTCCCACGATCAAACCGATGATCAGTGCCAGTGTAGAAAACGTAAAGAAATAAATCATAGCTTTTACGGCAATACGTCCCACTTTCTTAAGATCTGTCATATGGGCAATTCCTAATGTCAGGGTAATGAAGATCACAGGAGCGATGATCATTTTTACCAGTTTGATGAATCCGTCACCCAAAGGTTTCATTTTTTCACCCAGCTCCGGGAAAAAACGTCCTAACAGTATACCTGCTGCTATGGCAACAATAACCTGGAAATAAAGCTGATGATGGATTTGTTTCGCTTTCAAGAGATTCTTTTTTTTAGATTTGAAGGCGGAAAATTAAGAATTTTTATCTTAAAACATGACAAACGTCAGTTAAATAATGATTTTTGAAGAAGATAGGAAAGAAAGAGAAGTTCTGAAGTTTTTCAATACTGCTAAAGTTGATTCAGCCTTCATATTCTTCGACTTCGATTAGCATGACACACCTAAATTAAAGTTGTCATGCTGATCGGAGTCGAAGAATTATATAATTGTATCTGGATTATTCTACAGCAACCGAATCATCTCCACGGCCGTCTGCCACAGCGTGAATGGTTCCATTGTCATCCATCAGGATCAGTTCTGTTTTTCCGATGTATTTTATTTTTTCAATCACATAATTTTTGTTTTTCAGTGCAGTGATTGTGCTCTCAGGGAAATTATTTTCCACTGTTATCTTTTCCGGAAGCCACTGATGGTGGAATTTCGGTGCATTTACTGAGATATTGGCATTCTGCTTAAAATCTACAACATTTACAATAGACTGGTAAACAGAAGTAGGGATTGTGGTTCCACCCGGCGTTCCCACCACCATATAAGGTTTCCCATTTTTAAGCAGGATCGTTGGCGTCATCGAAGAAAGCATTCTTTTATTAGGCTGTATGGCGTTGGCTTCTCCACCCACAGCTCCAAACATATTCGGGACGCCGGGCTTAATAGAGAAATCATCCATTTCATTGTTTAAAAAGAATCCTGCTCCTGAAACTACCACTTTGCTTCCGTAATATCCGTTGAGGGTAGTGGTTACAGATGCTGTATTTCCATCCTTATCTATAACAGAAATATGAG
The Chryseobacterium sp. W4I1 DNA segment above includes these coding regions:
- a CDS encoding dicarboxylate/amino acid:cation symporter; translation: MKAKQIHHQLYFQVIVAIAAGILLGRFFPELGEKMKPLGDGFIKLVKMIIAPVIFITLTLGIAHMTDLKKVGRIAVKAMIYFFTFSTLALIIGLIVGNILQPGHGLNIDPATLSGDVAQYQQKAHESTLTGFIMNIIPETLFSPLVGENILQVLLVAVLMGVALVLTKEKSQKVTDFLQDLSTPIFKIVHMLMKLAPIGAFGAMAFTIGKYGLHSVLNLIFLVGTFYITSILFVVLVLGAVAWYNGFNIFKLMFYLKEELLLVLGTSSSESALPGIMEKLEKAGCSKAIVGLVVPTGYSFNLDGTNIYMTLASLFIAQALNIDLSLEKQLMLLLVAMLSSKGAAGVTGAGFVTLAATLAVVPEIPVAGLTLILGIDKFMSECRALTNVIGNSVATVVVANWEKQLDKKQLQYSLDNPAEIEKKLEM